In a single window of the Bacteroidota bacterium genome:
- a CDS encoding STN domain-containing protein: MTASRFKILIFSLLIFCDSTFVFSQKSIPFLEKKVTINANTENVEAVLKMISQQGGFTFSYAPLVVSGMKPVSINVVSKPVRQVLNQIFEGQVAYKQKGNHIILVRTNTKKTQEEPIYFLITGYIVDGKNGDQIKEVSVFEKKTRVSAITNNYGYFTLKVDKKDVGEELLLNINKANYKDTIYYVKQAGTSHINVTIYPENLPEQSIASNNNFDQDSLMRVDQMSFVNMFLNKEEEIHTKNIKDTIYRKFQVSFLPFIGSNLRLSGNTVNDYSLNVLGGYSMGTRKLEAAGLFNIDRDSVKHVQLAGLFNVVGGHVEGVQAAGLFNTNLNTVKGAELAGLMNINGDTVKGLELAGLMNINLKPASGFQGAGLMNINLKDVHAVQAAGLMNVALHRSTGAQVSGLMNICSGDIYGAQISGLLNFGTRVHGSQIGVFNFSDSVAGVPVGFLSFVRKGYHQLEISANESFPLNLALRTGVRQFYNILEAGMKFSNDSLAVWYFGYGLGSAVNMGKKWQVDFDLTMSQPLKGNELNYFNPLTKLNVTFEKRFTKYFSIAAGPSLNIFYYHLQDPTFDSVLEQIVPANLISSSTSGNYKNATWVGGKIALRFF, from the coding sequence ATGACTGCAAGTAGATTTAAGATTTTAATTTTTTCATTGTTAATTTTCTGTGACAGCACATTTGTCTTTTCACAAAAAAGTATTCCTTTCCTGGAAAAGAAAGTTACGATCAATGCAAATACTGAGAATGTGGAGGCCGTTCTGAAAATGATTTCGCAACAAGGCGGGTTCACTTTTTCGTATGCCCCTTTAGTTGTTTCTGGAATGAAACCTGTTTCTATTAATGTTGTTTCTAAACCTGTCCGCCAGGTCTTGAATCAGATCTTTGAAGGCCAGGTTGCATATAAACAAAAAGGCAATCACATAATTCTGGTAAGGACAAATACTAAGAAAACTCAGGAAGAGCCAATTTATTTTTTGATAACAGGATATATAGTTGACGGAAAAAACGGAGATCAGATCAAGGAGGTAAGTGTGTTTGAAAAGAAGACCCGCGTTTCAGCGATAACAAATAATTATGGCTACTTCACTTTGAAAGTTGATAAAAAAGATGTTGGTGAAGAGCTTTTATTGAATATCAATAAAGCAAATTATAAGGACACGATCTATTACGTAAAGCAAGCAGGTACCTCACATATTAATGTAACAATTTATCCGGAGAACTTACCGGAACAAAGCATTGCTTCAAACAACAATTTTGATCAGGATAGCCTGATGCGTGTTGATCAAATGTCTTTTGTAAATATGTTTTTGAACAAGGAAGAGGAGATTCATACAAAAAATATCAAGGATACTATTTACAGAAAATTTCAGGTCTCATTTTTACCTTTTATCGGAAGTAATTTGCGGTTAAGTGGAAATACTGTCAACGATTATTCTCTGAATGTATTAGGCGGATATTCAATGGGAACCCGAAAACTTGAAGCGGCAGGATTGTTCAATATTGATCGCGATTCAGTAAAACATGTGCAGTTAGCAGGATTATTTAATGTTGTTGGCGGACATGTTGAAGGAGTTCAGGCTGCCGGATTGTTCAACACAAACCTTAATACAGTGAAAGGAGCTGAGCTAGCCGGATTGATGAATATCAATGGCGACACTGTTAAGGGACTTGAACTTGCGGGTCTGATGAATATCAATCTTAAACCGGCTTCCGGTTTTCAAGGTGCGGGATTAATGAATATAAATTTGAAAGATGTTCACGCCGTACAAGCTGCAGGGTTGATGAATGTAGCTTTACACAGATCAACAGGAGCCCAGGTTTCAGGATTAATGAATATTTGTAGTGGAGATATTTATGGTGCGCAGATTTCAGGATTACTGAATTTTGGAACAAGAGTACATGGTTCTCAGATTGGAGTTTTTAATTTTTCTGATAGTGTAGCCGGAGTGCCTGTCGGGTTTTTGAGTTTTGTAAGAAAAGGTTATCATCAACTTGAAATTTCGGCCAATGAATCATTCCCTTTAAATCTTGCTTTACGAACTGGAGTCCGTCAATTCTACAATATTTTAGAAGCAGGAATGAAATTCAGCAATGATAGTCTTGCTGTCTGGTACTTTGGCTATGGTTTAGGTTCAGCGGTCAATATGGGAAAGAAATGGCAGGTAGATTTCGATTTGACAATGAGTCAACCTTTAAAAGGAAATGAATTAAATTATTTTAATCCCCTGACAAAATTAAATGTAACTTTTGAGAAACGATTTACAAAATATTTCTCTATTGCAGCCGGCCCATCTTTGAATATCTTTTATTATCATTTACAAGATCCGACATTTGATAGTGTACTTGAACAGATCGTTCCTGCGAATCTGATCAGCAGTTCAACCTCCGGCAATTACAAAAACGCAACGTGGGTTGGAGGAAAAATTGCTCTGCGATTCTTTTAG
- a CDS encoding FecR domain-containing protein, with protein sequence MDSRFENIEVLIAKYLAGEADAADLVLLNEWRKLSSENEIEFSQMEKLYNNSSSLRNVIPVDTDAAWMKLKNTISIQPEQGKIISIKPATSRINFIRIAASILIVAGLGMLAFFLTLPAEDKLAEIKSDNVIRKEKLPDGSTVTLNKNTTLAYSTDHFSRKRIVKLKGEAFFDVVHDEKNPFLIEAADLKIEDVGTSFNVQAKENTGIAIISVVSGEVKITTLTGQVFNLVAGEEATYNVKTKIVSKKESVEENISAYADRVFVFENAELKTVVDVLNDVYDSQLTIENHKLDSCRITVTFDNEAIDDIATVIAETLGLEIKKSNEQIILSGNDCK encoded by the coding sequence GTGGATAGCAGATTTGAAAATATAGAAGTCTTAATTGCAAAGTATCTCGCCGGCGAAGCAGATGCTGCTGACCTCGTTTTGTTAAACGAATGGCGGAAACTTTCATCTGAAAATGAAATCGAATTTTCGCAGATGGAAAAACTTTATAATAATTCATCTTCTTTGCGCAATGTTATTCCTGTAGATACTGATGCTGCCTGGATGAAATTAAAGAATACAATATCAATTCAACCTGAACAAGGAAAAATAATTTCAATCAAACCTGCTACTTCCCGAATTAATTTTATCAGAATTGCTGCAAGCATTCTGATTGTTGCCGGATTGGGAATGCTGGCTTTCTTTCTGACGCTTCCGGCAGAAGATAAACTTGCTGAAATTAAATCTGATAATGTGATCCGAAAAGAGAAATTACCCGATGGGAGCACAGTTACACTGAATAAAAATACAACTTTAGCCTATTCTACAGATCATTTTTCAAGAAAGAGAATTGTGAAGTTGAAGGGAGAAGCATTTTTTGATGTAGTACACGATGAGAAAAACCCTTTTCTGATCGAGGCTGCTGACCTGAAGATAGAAGATGTAGGGACAAGCTTCAATGTGCAGGCAAAAGAGAATACTGGTATTGCAATAATTTCTGTTGTGTCCGGTGAGGTTAAAATTACTACGCTCACAGGACAGGTATTTAATCTCGTGGCAGGCGAAGAAGCAACATATAATGTGAAAACTAAAATAGTTTCTAAAAAGGAAAGTGTTGAAGAAAATATTTCTGCATATGCTGATCGGGTATTTGTTTTTGAGAATGCAGAATTGAAAACAGTAGTTGATGTTTTGAATGATGTGTATGATTCACAGCTAACGATTGAGAATCATAAGCTGGATTCGTGCAGGATCACAGTCACATTTGACAATGAAGCGATCGATGATATTGCAACTGTAATTGCAGAAACATTAGGACTTGAGATTAAAAAATCAAATGAACAGATAATTTTATCAGGAAATGACTGCAAGTAG
- a CDS encoding RNA polymerase sigma-70 factor: MFSNETEIVLALQNGDEKAMETLFRTYYQRLCNYANTILNDLDESEEVVQQMFVQLWEKREKMEITSSVQSYLFRSVRNTCLNKIKHSKVRQMHAEEVTALAQQSEPATETTFHNELQSQIQVAIESLPEQCRLVFKLSRFEELKYSEIAEQLGISVKTVENHMGKALKIMRERLKDYLVVWLLFVSLYIC; encoded by the coding sequence GTGTTTTCAAACGAAACAGAAATTGTACTGGCTTTGCAAAATGGCGACGAAAAAGCGATGGAAACGCTTTTCCGGACCTATTATCAGCGCTTATGCAATTATGCCAATACCATTTTGAACGATCTTGATGAATCGGAAGAAGTGGTTCAGCAAATGTTCGTTCAGCTTTGGGAAAAACGCGAAAAAATGGAAATAACTTCTTCGGTTCAGTCTTATTTGTTTCGATCTGTAAGGAATACTTGTCTGAATAAGATCAAGCATTCAAAAGTGCGGCAGATGCATGCTGAAGAAGTTACTGCCCTTGCCCAACAATCAGAACCTGCAACAGAGACTACTTTTCACAATGAATTGCAAAGTCAGATTCAGGTTGCAATTGAAAGTTTACCGGAACAATGTCGATTGGTTTTTAAACTAAGTCGTTTTGAAGAATTAAAATATTCTGAGATCGCTGAACAATTAGGCATCTCTGTCAAAACAGTCGAGAATCACATGGGAAAGGCATTGAAAATTATGCGTGAGCGATTGAAGGATTATCTGGTCGTATGGTTATTATTCGTTTCATTATATATTTGTTGA
- a CDS encoding helix-turn-helix transcriptional regulator, translating to MSQPQKQTLYIKNMVCQRCVSSVTGIFKKLNIPFEKISLGEVDILDRPEASVVEKLKTELNNTGFELIEMRVNKIVENIKQLAMDYLNISTEKSGKKLSEFITDKIAYEYSYLSDLFSSIEGKTIEQFFINQRIEKVKELIVYDQLSLTEIAYQTGFSSVHHLSSQFKKVTGLTPSHFKKIGAERRKSIDTL from the coding sequence ATGTCCCAGCCGCAGAAACAAACATTATACATAAAAAACATGGTTTGCCAGAGATGCGTCTCTTCTGTTACGGGTATTTTCAAAAAACTTAACATCCCATTTGAAAAAATATCACTTGGCGAAGTTGACATATTAGACAGACCCGAGGCATCTGTTGTTGAAAAACTAAAAACTGAATTAAATAATACCGGATTTGAACTGATTGAAATGCGGGTGAATAAGATTGTTGAGAATATAAAACAACTTGCAATGGATTACCTGAATATTTCTACTGAGAAATCAGGTAAAAAACTATCAGAATTTATTACAGATAAAATTGCCTACGAATACAGTTACCTGAGCGACCTTTTTTCATCCATTGAAGGCAAAACAATTGAGCAGTTTTTTATAAATCAAAGAATTGAAAAAGTAAAGGAATTGATTGTTTACGATCAACTTTCTCTGACTGAGATCGCTTATCAGACCGGCTTCAGTAGTGTGCATCACTTATCATCGCAATTCAAAAAAGTGACAGGATTGACGCCTTCTCATTTTAAGAAGATCGGAGCAGAGCGCAGGAAGTCTATTGATACCTTGTAG
- a CDS encoding multicopper oxidase family protein: protein MTPNTKIFFLTASEFEWNLSDETTISAMGFNRQLPGPEMRVKKGDEVIVNFTNYLNEPTMIHWHGIRLPASMDGTGEVQKPVLPGESFEYKFIVPDAGTFWYHSHANETVQVERGMYGSLIVEDDNDPTVDNDRVFMIDDMKLDAEQNHLMPSNFLKRLAERHDGREGNVLLLNGKENSIINIHGGQMERWRFINSSNARYFKFSLEGKEFKVIGSDGGMIESPQIMNEVLIAPGERVDIVAGPFEAGDTFSINALKYDRMTFLKARTHTYATVNVLENKPSVAFIPEKLRDIQPLTSSETMVNRKVKLSVGLSAKNGLDFLVNNDLHVNDNPVYVNELQVWEVSNTSRMDHPFHLHGFFFQVLEINGKEPAFKSWKDTVNLPPVSKIKIAWMPDNRPGVWMYHCHILEHHAAGMMANFEVINKSMPVTKSKLSGTHHCHN, encoded by the coding sequence ATGACACCAAACACAAAAATCTTCTTCCTGACTGCAAGTGAATTTGAATGGAATCTTTCTGATGAAACAACCATTAGTGCAATGGGATTTAACCGACAATTACCAGGCCCTGAAATGCGTGTAAAAAAAGGCGATGAAGTGATCGTCAATTTTACAAATTATCTGAATGAACCAACAATGATTCACTGGCATGGAATCAGACTTCCGGCATCAATGGATGGAACAGGAGAAGTTCAAAAACCTGTTTTACCCGGTGAGTCCTTTGAATATAAATTCATTGTTCCGGATGCGGGAACTTTCTGGTATCATTCTCATGCAAATGAAACAGTACAGGTAGAAAGAGGAATGTACGGTTCGTTGATCGTTGAAGATGATAACGATCCTACAGTTGATAATGACAGAGTTTTCATGATCGACGACATGAAACTTGATGCGGAGCAGAATCATTTAATGCCTTCAAATTTTTTGAAAAGACTGGCTGAAAGACATGATGGCCGTGAAGGAAATGTGTTATTGTTGAATGGTAAAGAAAATAGCATTATCAATATTCATGGCGGGCAAATGGAAAGATGGCGTTTCATTAATTCATCAAATGCACGTTATTTCAAATTTTCACTTGAAGGAAAAGAATTTAAAGTCATCGGAAGTGATGGGGGGATGATCGAATCGCCTCAAATTATGAATGAAGTTTTGATTGCCCCAGGAGAACGTGTTGACATAGTTGCTGGACCTTTTGAAGCCGGAGATACATTTTCGATCAACGCATTAAAGTACGACAGAATGACTTTTCTGAAAGCGCGTACACATACTTATGCAACTGTAAATGTACTTGAGAACAAACCATCAGTCGCATTTATTCCTGAAAAATTGCGAGACATTCAACCACTTACCTCATCAGAAACTATGGTTAACAGAAAAGTAAAACTCTCTGTTGGATTAAGCGCCAAAAACGGGCTCGACTTTTTGGTAAATAATGATCTTCATGTTAATGACAATCCCGTTTATGTGAACGAACTTCAAGTCTGGGAAGTATCAAATACAAGCAGAATGGATCATCCTTTTCATCTTCACGGATTCTTCTTTCAGGTACTTGAGATCAATGGCAAAGAACCTGCTTTCAAGTCATGGAAGGATACCGTTAACCTGCCTCCTGTTTCAAAGATCAAAATCGCCTGGATGCCGGACAACCGGCCTGGAGTATGGATGTATCACTGCCATATCTTAGAACATCATGCAGCAGGAATGATGGCCAATTTTGAAGTGATAAACAAATCAATGCCGGTTACAAAATCAAAATTATCAGGTACACATCATTGCCACAATTAA
- a CDS encoding multicopper oxidase domain-containing protein — MRNLISFALLLFAAVYTNAQTPLFIPDTLAGTNINLNIADSSHQFFPGINTTTIGYNGSYLGPTIILSKGQSLTMNVHNELADTTTTHWHGLHVAPMNDGGPHTMIMPSDTWSPAFTVMDNAATYWYHPHMHGKTMDQVMMGAAGLIIVRDSLEASLSLPRKYGVDDFPLVFQWQHLDSTTKQIILDDEADNITMVNGQITAPFVNVPAQIVRLRILNASSHRFFEFGFDDNRTFNQITSDAGLLNAPVPLTRLMLGSGERAEILVDFSGQQGNTFFIKQYGSQLPAGYPGGPPDAMGMMVLGPLDNTDFNLLQLNVIAPTSDPVSTIPATLSLNVPYSVVGADNFTVAFTGVPMMSMTNFAMNGVQFDENVINMTTTQNTIMKWTLSNQSMMPHPFHIHGNHFFVLAVNGATPPLNMQGRKDVAVVSPMGGSLVLITQYNDFNDPMMPYMFHCHILSHEDNGMMGQFIVNPPTSSVAENELNNDSRIFPNPVVENLNLFLSSENSTIHQITIRNEIGQTIFQTKSSENNLTIPAVDFGAGLYFIEVIDEKGNVTTKKFFKL, encoded by the coding sequence ATGAGAAATTTAATATCGTTTGCATTGCTACTTTTTGCAGCCGTTTATACGAATGCACAAACACCATTATTCATTCCTGATACTCTCGCCGGAACAAACATAAATTTAAATATTGCCGACAGTTCACATCAGTTTTTTCCGGGAATCAATACTACAACTATAGGGTACAACGGCAGTTATCTTGGCCCAACAATAATTCTTAGCAAAGGACAATCGCTGACAATGAATGTTCACAATGAACTCGCAGATACAACTACAACACACTGGCATGGTTTGCATGTAGCTCCAATGAATGACGGCGGGCCACATACTATGATCATGCCTTCTGATACCTGGAGTCCTGCATTTACAGTTATGGATAATGCTGCCACATACTGGTATCATCCGCACATGCACGGAAAGACGATGGATCAGGTGATGATGGGTGCAGCTGGCTTGATCATTGTTCGCGATTCACTTGAAGCTAGTTTAAGTTTACCGAGAAAATATGGTGTCGACGATTTTCCTCTGGTATTTCAATGGCAACATCTCGACAGCACAACAAAACAAATCATTCTTGACGATGAAGCAGATAATATAACAATGGTAAACGGGCAGATCACTGCACCATTTGTAAATGTTCCTGCACAGATCGTTCGATTAAGAATTCTGAATGCTTCAAGTCATCGCTTCTTTGAATTTGGTTTTGACGATAACAGAACTTTCAATCAGATTACTTCTGATGCAGGACTTTTGAATGCACCCGTTCCACTCACCAGATTAATGTTAGGATCAGGAGAAAGAGCAGAGATCCTGGTGGATTTTTCAGGTCAGCAAGGAAATACATTTTTTATAAAACAATATGGTTCTCAATTACCGGCAGGATATCCCGGTGGACCACCGGATGCTATGGGAATGATGGTACTGGGCCCGCTTGACAATACCGATTTTAATTTGCTTCAACTAAATGTTATTGCACCAACTTCTGATCCTGTATCAACAATACCTGCTACACTCTCATTAAATGTTCCGTATTCTGTTGTAGGTGCCGACAATTTTACCGTTGCATTTACAGGTGTACCAATGATGAGTATGACGAATTTCGCAATGAACGGTGTTCAGTTCGATGAAAACGTCATCAATATGACAACAACACAAAATACAATTATGAAGTGGACGCTATCAAATCAAAGTATGATGCCACATCCATTTCATATTCACGGAAATCATTTCTTTGTACTTGCAGTAAACGGTGCCACTCCGCCTCTGAATATGCAAGGGCGAAAAGATGTTGCAGTAGTTTCACCAATGGGTGGATCGTTAGTGCTCATTACCCAGTATAATGACTTCAATGATCCTATGATGCCATACATGTTCCATTGTCATATTTTAAGTCATGAAGACAATGGTATGATGGGTCAATTTATTGTAAATCCTCCGACCTCTTCAGTAGCTGAAAACGAGTTGAATAATGATAGCCGGATTTTTCCTAATCCTGTAGTTGAGAATTTAAATCTATTTCTTAGTAGTGAAAATTCTACTATTCATCAAATCACAATCCGCAATGAAATAGGTCAAACAATATTTCAAACAAAATCAAGTGAAAATAATTTAACTATACCCGCAGTTGATTTTGGTGCCGGATTATATTTCATCGAGGTAATTGATGAAAAAGGAAATGTCACTACTAAAAAATTCTTCAAGCTGTAA
- a CDS encoding dihydrofolate reductase, whose amino-acid sequence MKRKLSVFNQISLDGYFCGENGDLSWAHKHSDDKEWNDFVSGNASGGGVLVFGRITYEMMAGYWPSKLAMENDPIVAGQMNKLQKIVFSKKMKKAEWQNTLLINGNIVDEVKKLKSMPGDDMVILGSGSIVSQLTEAGLIDEYQIIINPIVLGKGRSMFEGVTNSPKLSLRDTRQFKNGNILMNYVTA is encoded by the coding sequence ATGAAAAGAAAATTATCGGTTTTTAATCAGATTTCTCTCGACGGTTATTTCTGCGGAGAGAACGGAGATTTAAGTTGGGCGCATAAGCATTCAGATGATAAAGAGTGGAATGATTTCGTAAGTGGAAATGCCTCCGGCGGTGGCGTTTTGGTTTTTGGAAGAATAACATATGAAATGATGGCAGGTTATTGGCCATCGAAATTGGCAATGGAAAACGATCCGATTGTTGCCGGCCAAATGAATAAACTTCAAAAAATTGTTTTCTCAAAGAAAATGAAAAAAGCAGAGTGGCAAAATACCCTTCTGATAAATGGAAACATTGTAGATGAAGTAAAAAAACTTAAGTCGATGCCTGGCGACGATATGGTCATTCTTGGAAGTGGAAGTATAGTATCGCAGTTAACAGAAGCCGGATTGATCGACGAATATCAGATCATAATAAATCCAATTGTTCTCGGAAAAGGCCGGTCGATGTTTGAAGGTGTTACAAACTCTCCTAAACTTTCATTGCGCGATACACGTCAGTTTAAAAATGGAAATATCCTCATGAACTATGTTACAGCTTGA
- a CDS encoding serine hydrolase — translation MKIIKFFRIILLAIFLSVSIKSSYSQSFSPVLDSLLDRTLDSMQIVLGNKSLSAAIEMPNNFNWAHATGISSGNPLVNVQPSDVYLIGSVTKTIIAACILQLVDSSVLSLDDSLYQWLDTIQYVNPHITIRQLLRHQSGLYDVLNNPQCQPALLADQDSIWAPADLISTFILPPINVPGSVWSYCNTNYFLLGMIIKSATGNEFYTVLRNKFYTPLQLNTFTIPAYETVTSPVAHVWIDLNADGIVDDAHNFYFNWLSLNAAGGAAGGYYATASDLSKWMRTYMRGDLHSTQMMTEAKTTITAPGIPGTYGLGLMKKTFLGLQAYGHGGDLSYSASSWYFPDRDISISVLNNDSRNNSWTLVPVVTALLKTYNDWLPTSNINESASENIQVNVFPNPFTDHITLSLSSKQIYKHLKCEIVNLLGEKISVTELSNVLSSDQTIQFKNLADLPTGIYILNFLSEEGVLKSIKLVK, via the coding sequence ATGAAAATAATAAAATTCTTCCGCATAATTCTTCTGGCAATTTTCTTGTCAGTTTCTATCAAGTCCTCTTACTCTCAGAGTTTTTCTCCTGTTCTTGATTCACTTCTCGACCGCACATTGGATAGCATGCAAATTGTTTTAGGAAATAAATCATTAAGTGCAGCAATTGAAATGCCTAACAACTTTAATTGGGCACATGCAACCGGAATTTCCAGCGGAAATCCATTAGTCAATGTTCAACCTTCGGATGTTTACTTAATCGGAAGTGTAACTAAAACAATAATTGCCGCCTGTATTCTTCAATTAGTAGATTCGTCAGTATTGAGCCTCGACGACAGTTTATACCAATGGCTTGATACTATTCAGTATGTCAATCCACATATTACAATTCGGCAATTATTAAGACACCAAAGCGGCTTATATGACGTTTTGAATAATCCACAGTGTCAGCCGGCATTACTTGCAGATCAGGATTCTATATGGGCACCAGCAGATCTTATCTCTACTTTTATATTACCTCCAATAAATGTACCCGGATCGGTATGGAGTTATTGCAATACAAATTATTTTTTATTGGGAATGATAATCAAATCTGCTACAGGAAATGAATTCTATACAGTATTAAGAAATAAATTTTATACACCACTTCAATTGAACACATTCACAATTCCGGCATATGAAACTGTGACATCACCGGTAGCACATGTCTGGATCGATCTTAACGCAGATGGAATTGTCGATGATGCGCATAATTTTTATTTCAACTGGTTGTCACTAAATGCAGCTGGCGGAGCGGCTGGTGGGTACTATGCAACTGCCTCTGATCTTTCAAAATGGATGCGCACATACATGCGAGGCGATTTACATTCTACCCAAATGATGACCGAAGCAAAGACAACAATTACTGCACCCGGCATTCCGGGAACATATGGTCTGGGGTTAATGAAAAAAACATTTCTTGGATTGCAAGCCTACGGACATGGTGGCGATCTTTCGTATTCTGCAAGCTCATGGTATTTTCCTGACAGAGACATAAGCATCTCGGTACTGAATAATGACTCTAGAAATAATTCCTGGACACTGGTACCGGTGGTAACTGCATTGCTAAAAACTTACAATGACTGGTTGCCAACAAGTAATATAAATGAAAGTGCTTCTGAAAACATTCAAGTAAATGTTTTCCCAAATCCATTCACAGATCACATTACTTTGTCACTCAGTTCTAAACAAATTTACAAGCATTTAAAATGCGAAATTGTAAATCTTCTTGGCGAGAAAATTTCTGTCACAGAGTTGTCAAATGTCCTCTCTTCTGATCAAACCATACAATTTAAAAATCTGGCTGACCTTCCAACAGGCATCTACATTCTGAACTTTTTAAGTGAGGAGGGAGTATTGAAATCGATCAAACTTGTTAAATAA
- a CDS encoding helix-turn-helix transcriptional regulator, whose amino-acid sequence MHNVFMVQSSSDWQLPEKSCLINFSLLKEIYCVAPFRSFSIKYVCNGNEKYVVNGNKYDVNGGQYLIANHFAEGFVEIGEAVKGICIDVAPELLSEVVGSYRRPDTRIADITLDKFFNTNDFFENKYDSNQTNVGLMLRKLESDLEAETHEKPVFSREFYFALAERIVADHIPLYKELNSTKSVKLTTKKDLYRRILLSKEYIDAHFRNEISVLTLANVSKLSEYHFYRNFKLIYGISPLQYIIRKRLLFGLELIKIHKTTVTETALLCGFSDVFSFSKAFRKHFGYPPSLTDKAI is encoded by the coding sequence ATGCATAATGTATTCATGGTTCAAAGCAGCAGTGACTGGCAACTTCCTGAAAAGAGTTGCCTGATCAATTTTTCACTGCTTAAAGAAATATATTGCGTCGCGCCATTCAGAAGTTTTTCTATTAAATATGTTTGCAATGGAAATGAAAAATATGTTGTCAATGGAAACAAATATGATGTCAATGGTGGACAATATTTAATTGCAAATCATTTTGCTGAAGGATTTGTTGAGATCGGAGAAGCAGTGAAAGGAATTTGTATCGATGTTGCTCCGGAACTTTTATCTGAAGTAGTTGGCAGTTACAGAAGACCTGATACAAGAATTGCAGATATTACCCTGGATAAATTCTTCAACACAAATGATTTTTTTGAAAATAAATATGATTCAAATCAAACAAATGTTGGGCTAATGTTACGTAAGCTTGAGTCAGATCTTGAAGCGGAGACTCATGAAAAGCCAGTCTTCAGCAGAGAATTTTACTTTGCATTAGCGGAGAGAATTGTTGCTGATCATATTCCTTTATACAAAGAACTCAATTCTACCAAATCTGTAAAACTAACGACGAAAAAAGATCTTTACAGAAGAATACTTTTGAGTAAAGAATATATCGATGCGCATTTTAGAAATGAGATTTCAGTTCTGACACTGGCAAATGTCAGCAAACTTTCTGAATATCATTTTTACAGAAACTTTAAACTAATTTATGGTATCAGTCCGCTTCAATATATTATCCGGAAAAGGTTATTGTTTGGTCTTGAACTAATAAAAATTCACAAAACTACAGTAACTGAGACGGCACTTTTATGTGGATTTTCAGATGTTTTTTCATTCAGTAAAGCTTTCAGAAAACACTTTGGGTATCCGCCTTCTCTGACGGATAAGGCTATCTGA
- a CDS encoding GNAT family N-acetyltransferase — protein sequence MSLHFETEYLYIEPLTIEDSMFILELVNTPGWLKFIGDRNVRNQEYAIAYINRILSNPDVAYWTVRLKTNQIAIGVITLIKRDYLPNHDIGFAFLPQYCGKGYAFEATKAVIDELSKMSFHSILQAITIKDNHSSIKLLERTGFIFERMIKIENDELAVYEFHLPLK from the coding sequence ATGTCATTGCATTTCGAAACCGAATATCTTTATATTGAACCGCTGACTATTGAAGACAGTATGTTCATTCTTGAATTAGTAAACACTCCGGGTTGGTTGAAATTTATTGGTGACAGAAATGTCCGGAATCAGGAATATGCAATCGCATACATTAACAGGATTCTTTCAAATCCTGATGTTGCGTATTGGACTGTCCGATTAAAAACAAATCAGATTGCAATTGGTGTCATTACTTTGATCAAACGCGATTACCTTCCTAACCATGATATTGGTTTTGCTTTTCTTCCGCAATACTGCGGAAAAGGTTATGCCTTTGAAGCGACCAAGGCCGTCATTGATGAATTGTCAAAAATGTCTTTTCATAGTATTCTTCAGGCTATAACAATCAAAGACAATCATTCCTCGATCAAATTATTGGAAAGAACAGGCTTCATATTCGAACGTATGATTAAAATTGAAAACGATGAACTGGCAGTTTATGAATTCCATCTTCCTTTGAAGTAA